From the genome of Blautia pseudococcoides, one region includes:
- the ytvI gene encoding sporulation integral membrane protein YtvI, producing the protein MKKWKKYVKGILAALFTILGVILFIVLGIKFLRFFMPFVIGWIIAMIASPLVRMVERKMKIARKHTSMLIIIAVLAAIIGAGYFIGAKAVEQTSDLINQAPDIYGGFREDFREVEHNLNKFMKQLPENVQTSINNIQDDLGERIGKMVGNMSEWTVGYAGDLAKHLPSVLISIIFTILSAYFFIADRDGILEFGRNNTPQIIQEKWKVLSDSFKKVFGGYFKAQFKIMAIIWAILCVGLLFLQVSFAVLVAFLISFLDMLPFFGTGTALIPWAVFKLLSGDTKFAVGLIILYLVTQLLRRIIEPKMVGDSIGMDPLLTLIFMYTGYRISSVIGMILAVPIGAVAINFYKSGMFDKPLQSLKEALEDLLECFYRNTRDDEQLENKE; encoded by the coding sequence ATGAAGAAGTGGAAAAAGTATGTAAAAGGTATTCTGGCGGCGTTGTTTACCATTTTAGGTGTTATATTGTTCATTGTTTTGGGAATCAAATTCCTCAGATTTTTTATGCCATTTGTCATCGGCTGGATCATTGCCATGATAGCAAGTCCGCTGGTGCGTATGGTGGAGCGTAAGATGAAGATAGCCAGAAAGCATACGTCCATGCTGATCATTATAGCAGTTCTGGCAGCCATAATCGGAGCCGGTTATTTTATTGGCGCAAAAGCAGTGGAGCAGACCAGTGATCTGATCAACCAGGCACCGGATATTTACGGCGGTTTCCGGGAGGATTTCCGTGAGGTGGAACATAACCTGAATAAATTCATGAAACAGCTTCCGGAAAATGTACAGACTTCTATCAACAATATACAGGATGATCTGGGAGAACGGATCGGAAAAATGGTGGGTAATATGAGCGAGTGGACTGTGGGCTATGCGGGAGACCTGGCAAAGCATCTTCCGAGTGTTCTGATCTCCATTATTTTCACCATATTGTCAGCGTATTTCTTCATTGCGGACAGGGATGGGATCCTGGAGTTTGGGCGGAATAACACGCCGCAGATCATACAGGAAAAATGGAAGGTGCTCTCAGACAGCTTCAAGAAAGTTTTCGGCGGGTATTTTAAGGCACAGTTTAAGATCATGGCGATCATTTGGGCTATACTCTGCGTGGGACTTCTGTTTCTGCAGGTGAGCTTTGCTGTTCTGGTGGCGTTTCTCATTTCTTTTTTGGATATGCTGCCGTTCTTCGGAACCGGTACTGCGCTTATTCCATGGGCTGTTTTTAAACTGCTGTCCGGTGATACAAAGTTTGCGGTTGGGCTTATCATTCTGTATTTGGTCACACAACTGCTGCGAAGGATCATAGAGCCCAAGATGGTAGGGGATTCCATTGGCATGGACCCGCTGCTTACTTTGATTTTTATGTATACAGGATACCGTATCAGCAGTGTGATAGGCATGATACTTGCAGTACCCATTGGTGCTGTTGCGATCAATTTTTATAAATCCGGAATGTTTGACAAGCCTCTTCAGTCCCTAAAGGAAGCGCTGGAGGACCTTCTGGAATGTTTTTACCGCAATACCAGGGACGACGAACAGCTAGAGAATAAAGAATAA
- a CDS encoding TrkH family potassium uptake protein: MSGIKKHHWTTTKLIVFGYLAVITTGTLLLMLPVSSRQMTAVPFMDAWFTATSATCVTGLVLHDTYTFWSSFGQGVILLLIQIGGIGFMTIAISALTITKRKIGLSQRLLMQESVAAPQVGGIVRMAKFVFGGTVLFEGIGAILLSFYFVPRLGLGKGIYFSVFHSISAFCNAGIDLMGNFEPGSSLMTASGSPLVSITIMLLIIVGGLGFLVWSDIREHKWHYKNYKLHTKVVLMATTILIFSGAVLMFFFELGKPSMEGRSFGEQVLCAFFQAVTPRTAGFNTVDLTTLTGCSKILMVGLMFIGGSPGSTAGGIKTTTMFIMILSIWSEFRKRKDIECFRRRMEENALRHASCVTMLYGLLILVGTVLISSADGVMIQDALFEAASAIGTVGLSLGITAQLGTVSHIVLILLMFIGRVGGITILIAFGNRIACIPSKLPMEKVSVG, translated from the coding sequence ATGTCAGGAATAAAGAAACATCACTGGACCACAACGAAACTCATAGTTTTTGGATATTTGGCGGTGATCACCACAGGTACGCTTCTGCTGATGCTGCCTGTGTCCAGCAGGCAGATGACTGCGGTTCCGTTTATGGATGCCTGGTTCACTGCCACATCAGCAACATGTGTCACAGGACTGGTTCTGCATGACACCTATACATTCTGGTCCTCATTCGGCCAGGGGGTTATCTTATTGTTGATACAGATAGGCGGCATTGGATTTATGACAATTGCCATTTCCGCGCTTACTATTACAAAAAGAAAGATTGGTTTGTCGCAGAGGCTTCTGATGCAGGAATCCGTGGCTGCACCTCAGGTGGGCGGGATCGTGCGTATGGCAAAGTTTGTGTTCGGCGGAACGGTATTATTCGAGGGGATCGGAGCCATTTTGCTGAGCTTTTATTTTGTTCCCAGGCTTGGACTTGGAAAAGGCATATATTTTTCCGTATTTCATTCTATCTCGGCGTTCTGTAATGCGGGAATAGATCTGATGGGGAATTTTGAACCTGGTTCTTCTCTGATGACCGCTTCGGGAAGTCCGCTGGTCAGTATTACCATTATGCTTCTTATAATAGTAGGAGGACTGGGATTTCTTGTCTGGTCAGATATCAGGGAACATAAATGGCACTATAAAAATTATAAGCTCCATACCAAGGTGGTGCTTATGGCAACAACCATTCTGATTTTCAGCGGAGCTGTCCTTATGTTTTTCTTTGAACTGGGGAAACCCTCCATGGAGGGGCGTAGTTTTGGCGAACAGGTATTATGTGCGTTTTTCCAGGCTGTAACGCCCAGAACGGCAGGCTTCAACACCGTGGATCTGACAACCCTTACCGGGTGCAGCAAAATCCTCATGGTGGGGCTGATGTTTATCGGTGGTTCCCCAGGCTCCACTGCAGGAGGGATCAAGACAACTACCATGTTTATTATGATCTTGAGTATCTGGTCGGAATTCAGGAAACGAAAGGATATTGAGTGCTTCCGCCGGAGAATGGAGGAAAATGCCCTGCGGCACGCAAGCTGTGTGACCATGCTGTACGGACTTTTGATCCTTGTGGGAACGGTTCTGATATCCTCTGCAGACGGAGTCATGATCCAGGATGCGCTGTTCGAGGCCGCGTCCGCGATCGGAACGGTGGGACTGTCCCTTGGAATCACAGCCCAGCTTGGCACTGTGTCACATATCGTTTTGATCCTGCTCATGTTTATCGGAAGAGTTGGAGGTATTACTATACTCATCGCTTTCGGCAACAGGATCGCGTGTATACCGTCAAAACTGCCAATGGAAAAAGTATCTGTAGGCTGA
- a CDS encoding potassium channel family protein — MKSVLVVGLGRFGRHMAAKLIEEGNEVLAVDINEERVNDALDLVTNAQIGDTTNEHFIASLGVGNFDLCVVAIGDNFQSSLETTALLKDYGAPFVLSRANRDVHAKFLLRNGADKVVYPEREMAERLAVKFGTENIFDYIELTPDYSIYEIPVPVPWVGKSIVEKGVRNKYHISILAVKEQEEIYPLPRPEYVFRGSETLIIMGHYKDVRALAKAR; from the coding sequence ATGAAATCGGTTCTTGTTGTGGGACTGGGCCGCTTTGGGCGACATATGGCCGCTAAATTGATTGAAGAGGGAAATGAAGTCCTTGCGGTTGACATAAATGAGGAGCGTGTCAATGACGCGCTTGATTTGGTGACTAATGCGCAGATTGGGGATACCACCAATGAGCATTTTATTGCTTCTCTGGGGGTGGGGAATTTTGATCTGTGTGTGGTGGCGATTGGAGATAATTTTCAGAGTTCCCTGGAAACCACAGCGCTTCTCAAGGACTATGGCGCACCCTTTGTCCTGTCAAGGGCCAACAGGGATGTACATGCAAAATTCCTTCTCAGAAACGGGGCGGATAAGGTAGTCTATCCCGAAAGAGAGATGGCAGAACGGCTGGCCGTAAAATTCGGCACGGAAAATATTTTTGATTATATTGAACTTACGCCTGATTATTCCATCTATGAAATCCCTGTGCCGGTACCGTGGGTAGGAAAATCTATTGTGGAAAAAGGAGTGCGGAATAAATATCATATCAGTATCCTGGCAGTCAAGGAACAGGAGGAAATCTACCCTCTGCCCCGCCCGGAATATGTTTTCCGGGGGAGTGAAACCCTGATCATAATGGGACATTACAAAGATGTAAGAGCGCTGGCAAAGGCGAGATAG
- a CDS encoding sensor histidine kinase translates to MDLDRGGILKIFFSYAEGTGKTVQMLRDAGKRKEEGCDVVIGCIPLEWELREEMERLAPVFHNYQGKLSPEFDIDSAIRRKPQLLVIDRLAHGNVPGSRHRKRYQDIEELLWAGIDVYTTLNVQQIESLSDVISSLTGRPAGERVPDKVFDQADRVEFVDAEPEKVRERLGNNVADSGVLTALREMALRRMADRINKIAEKGEAVRETSYPGEHILTGISPSPSNGRVIRTAARMADAFHGAFTALYVQTSHDKNLPDDDKKILRENMELAEKLGARVITMYGDDVVQQIAEYARMAGVSKIVLGRTKWMGGLSFSRVSFADRLTALGSNPDIYIIPSMEGNTGTAGFRIRHSSTGFTLKDSLKTVGVLIASTGIGSWMYSHGISEVNIIMLYILGVVFTAMWTESKAYSLVSSFISVFTFNFFFTLPRYSLKAYGPEYPVTFTIMFLVAFLISTLTTRVKEQAHQAAEKAYRTEILLETSQKLQKARDVSQIISETMVQMEKMLGRMVIFYMPDEAGSLVPRTDNREMRDAEQYINEKELEVVSWVYQNNKHAGATTDTLPGAKCLYLAVRGRKEALAVAGIVMGAEELTAFERSLLLAMLNECALALEKQRLDEEKKEMEMNARQERLRANLLRAISHDLRTPLTGISGNASVLLNGGAQMEEAQRHKIYGDIYDDAIWLINLVENLLSVTRIENGAMNLKRQTELLDDVINEAMHHLDRKSGEHRITVKQDNEFLMAKMDTRLIVQVFINMIDNAIKYTPPGSKIKVHVFQKDGFVWTEIADNGKGVADEEKDKLFQMFYTAENQKGDGRRGLGLGLALCKSIINAHGGEIGVRDNRPRGSVFYFTLPAEEVVIHE, encoded by the coding sequence ATGGATTTGGATAGAGGCGGCATACTGAAAATATTTTTCAGCTATGCGGAAGGTACCGGAAAAACAGTGCAGATGCTGCGGGATGCAGGGAAAAGAAAAGAAGAGGGCTGCGATGTGGTGATTGGCTGTATTCCCCTGGAATGGGAACTGCGGGAGGAAATGGAAAGGCTTGCACCTGTTTTCCATAATTACCAGGGGAAGCTGTCTCCTGAGTTTGATATAGACAGTGCGATCAGAAGAAAGCCGCAGCTTTTAGTCATTGACAGGCTTGCCCATGGCAATGTGCCCGGCTCCAGGCACAGAAAGCGTTATCAGGATATAGAAGAACTACTTTGGGCAGGGATAGATGTATATACAACCCTGAATGTACAGCAGATCGAGAGCCTTTCGGATGTGATATCCTCTCTGACTGGCAGGCCCGCAGGGGAGCGGGTTCCGGATAAAGTGTTTGACCAGGCCGACCGGGTGGAATTCGTGGATGCGGAGCCGGAAAAAGTGCGGGAACGTCTTGGAAATAATGTGGCTGACTCGGGCGTTCTCACTGCCCTGCGGGAGATGGCACTTAGAAGAATGGCGGACCGGATCAATAAGATCGCCGAGAAAGGGGAGGCGGTACGGGAAACCTCTTATCCGGGAGAACATATCCTTACAGGAATATCGCCATCCCCCTCCAACGGCAGGGTGATCAGAACGGCTGCACGTATGGCAGATGCCTTTCACGGTGCTTTTACGGCCCTGTATGTACAGACATCCCACGATAAAAATCTGCCGGATGATGATAAGAAGATTTTGAGGGAAAATATGGAGCTGGCTGAAAAACTGGGGGCCAGGGTCATTACCATGTATGGGGATGATGTGGTTCAGCAGATCGCGGAATATGCCAGAATGGCCGGGGTGTCAAAAATCGTACTGGGCCGGACAAAATGGATGGGAGGTCTTTCATTTTCCAGAGTCAGCTTCGCCGACAGGCTTACAGCTCTGGGCTCTAATCCTGATATTTACATCATTCCCTCCATGGAGGGAAATACGGGGACAGCGGGATTCAGGATCAGGCACAGCAGCACAGGATTTACATTGAAAGACAGCCTGAAAACAGTGGGAGTGCTGATTGCCTCAACAGGCATCGGAAGCTGGATGTACAGCCATGGGATTTCAGAGGTCAATATTATCATGCTGTATATTTTGGGAGTGGTGTTCACTGCTATGTGGACAGAGAGTAAGGCGTATAGTCTGGTAAGTTCTTTTATCAGTGTATTTACCTTTAATTTTTTCTTCACGCTTCCCAGGTATTCCCTGAAAGCTTATGGGCCGGAATATCCCGTTACGTTTACTATTATGTTCCTTGTGGCATTCCTCATCTCCACCCTGACCACCAGGGTGAAGGAACAGGCACACCAGGCCGCGGAGAAGGCTTACCGCACGGAAATTCTGCTGGAAACCAGCCAGAAGCTGCAGAAAGCCAGGGATGTTTCACAGATCATCTCAGAGACTATGGTGCAGATGGAGAAAATGCTGGGCCGTATGGTCATTTTCTATATGCCGGATGAAGCGGGCAGTCTGGTGCCGCGGACGGATAACCGGGAGATGAGGGATGCAGAGCAGTATATCAATGAGAAAGAACTGGAAGTGGTATCCTGGGTATACCAGAACAATAAACATGCCGGTGCCACAACAGATACGCTGCCCGGGGCAAAATGCCTGTATCTGGCTGTCAGGGGCAGAAAAGAAGCGCTGGCAGTGGCAGGGATCGTTATGGGAGCCGAGGAACTCACTGCCTTTGAGAGAAGCCTGCTCCTTGCCATGCTGAATGAATGTGCTCTGGCACTTGAAAAGCAGAGGCTGGATGAGGAGAAAAAAGAGATGGAGATGAATGCCAGGCAGGAACGTCTGCGGGCAAATCTGCTTCGTGCCATATCCCATGACCTGCGCACGCCGCTGACAGGTATTTCCGGAAATGCCAGTGTGCTTCTCAACGGCGGTGCCCAGATGGAGGAAGCGCAGAGGCATAAAATTTATGGGGATATTTATGATGATGCCATCTGGCTGATCAATCTGGTAGAAAATCTGCTTTCGGTCACCAGAATTGAGAACGGCGCCATGAATCTGAAACGACAGACGGAACTTTTGGATGATGTGATCAACGAGGCCATGCACCATCTGGACAGAAAAAGCGGAGAACACAGGATCACTGTGAAGCAGGATAATGAATTTTTGATGGCAAAGATGGATACCAGACTGATCGTGCAGGTGTTTATTAACATGATTGATAATGCCATTAAATATACGCCGCCCGGGTCCAAGATCAAGGTCCACGTGTTTCAAAAGGATGGATTTGTGTGGACGGAAATCGCAGACAATGGAAAAGGTGTGGCGGATGAAGAGAAAGATAAACTGTTTCAGATGTTTTATACAGCGGAGAACCAGAAGGGGGACGGCAGGCGCGGGCTGGGCCTGGGACTTGCCCTCTGTAAATCTATTATAAATGCACACGGCGGAGAAATCGGGGTAAGGGATAACCGGCCCCGGGGAAGTGTTTTTTATTTCACATTGCCGGCAGAGGAGGTTGTGATACATGAATAA
- a CDS encoding response regulator, protein MNKPLILIVEDDKAVRNLMATTLDMQEYRYHMAKNGAQALMEAVSQRPDVIILDLGLPDMDGVDLIKKVRSWSNVPIIVVSARSEDADKVNALDAGADDYLTKPFSVEELLARLRASLRRAMYQSSGGVEDNAVFENGDLKIDYASGCAFIRDEEIHLTPIEYKLLCLLAKNVGRVLTHNFILNEVWGNVMQSDVPSLRVFMATLRKKIEEEPSEPRYIQTHIGIGYRMIKRE, encoded by the coding sequence ATGAATAAACCATTGATACTTATTGTGGAGGATGATAAAGCAGTCAGAAACCTGATGGCAACCACACTGGATATGCAGGAATACAGGTACCACATGGCGAAAAACGGGGCGCAGGCCCTGATGGAGGCTGTGTCTCAGAGGCCGGATGTCATCATACTGGATTTGGGGCTGCCGGATATGGATGGTGTGGATCTGATCAAAAAGGTGAGATCCTGGTCTAATGTGCCTATTATTGTAGTGAGTGCCAGAAGTGAGGATGCGGATAAGGTAAACGCCCTGGACGCGGGGGCAGATGATTATCTGACAAAGCCATTCAGTGTGGAGGAACTGCTGGCAAGGCTGCGGGCAAGTCTCCGCAGGGCCATGTATCAGAGCAGCGGGGGTGTGGAGGATAACGCTGTTTTTGAGAATGGGGATTTGAAGATTGATTATGCTTCGGGATGTGCATTTATCAGGGATGAGGAGATCCATTTGACGCCTATTGAGTATAAGCTGCTGTGTCTTTTGGCTAAGAATGTGGGAAGGGTGCTGACACATAATTTTATACTGAATGAGGTGTGGGGGAATGTGATGCAGAGTGATGTGCCTTCCCTGCGGGTGTTTATGGCGACGCTTAGGAAGAAGATTGAGGAGGAGCCTTCGGAGCCTCGGTATATTCAGACGCATATTGGGATTGGGTATCGGATGATTAAGAGGGAGTAG
- the dltD gene encoding D-alanyl-lipoteichoic acid biosynthesis protein DltD, whose product MKRLTAFFTAFVLFLVTAAGIHLTVRDKKIPDSHTFSTWANETKTRSRETIKQNLNSHSLLVFGSSEFMHGQDTPYHPSSMFADSDFQPMLIGAGYYQSLSHAIALSALGEGQKKAVLFLSPQWFRKPGVLPQAFASRFSENDYMGMLQNEALSKETKQYIIDRTHTLLKDDPKTQNRLTTYERVWNTKTATSQDTLIANAWQSFLNEKEKITVPLLFDLTAKKPGPPAGNLSINWTKWLSKAEEDGARYQENQFYIDDKNYKKLKPRLSKKKDCNKKAIHGYGSSPEYDDLRCFLNVCRDMDIKPLLVVLPVNGYYYDYTGFPQTARETYYSNIQSLAETYNAQLADFSADEYTKYFFEDQVHIGRKGWVLINESLYNFYKEP is encoded by the coding sequence ATGAAAAGACTGACTGCATTTTTCACGGCTTTCGTACTATTCCTTGTCACTGCGGCAGGCATTCATCTGACTGTCCGTGACAAGAAGATCCCGGACTCCCATACATTTTCCACATGGGCCAATGAGACCAAAACACGATCCCGTGAAACCATAAAACAAAACCTGAACTCCCACAGCCTTCTGGTATTCGGTTCCTCCGAGTTCATGCATGGACAGGACACCCCCTACCACCCCTCATCCATGTTCGCTGACAGTGACTTTCAGCCCATGCTCATAGGTGCGGGCTATTACCAGTCCCTGAGCCATGCCATTGCCCTCAGCGCTTTAGGGGAGGGGCAGAAAAAAGCCGTTCTGTTCCTGTCCCCACAATGGTTCAGAAAACCCGGTGTCCTGCCCCAGGCCTTTGCATCCCGTTTCTCAGAAAATGACTACATGGGTATGCTGCAAAATGAGGCCCTTTCAAAAGAGACAAAACAATACATCATAGACCGCACCCACACCCTTCTGAAAGACGACCCCAAAACCCAGAACCGTCTGACCACCTACGAACGTGTATGGAACACCAAGACTGCAACAAGCCAGGACACACTCATAGCCAACGCCTGGCAGAGCTTCCTGAACGAGAAAGAAAAAATAACGGTTCCCCTTCTCTTTGACCTAACCGCCAAAAAGCCAGGCCCACCCGCCGGCAATCTTTCCATCAACTGGACCAAATGGCTTTCCAAAGCCGAAGAAGACGGTGCCCGCTATCAGGAGAACCAATTCTACATAGATGACAAAAACTACAAAAAACTAAAACCGCGCCTTTCCAAAAAGAAAGACTGCAACAAAAAAGCCATCCACGGCTACGGTTCCTCCCCGGAGTACGACGACCTCCGCTGTTTCCTGAATGTCTGCCGTGACATGGACATCAAGCCATTACTTGTAGTCCTCCCTGTAAACGGCTACTACTACGACTACACCGGCTTCCCCCAGACCGCCAGAGAAACCTACTACTCCAACATCCAAAGCCTGGCCGAAACCTACAACGCCCAGCTTGCCGATTTCTCAGCCGACGAATACACCAAATACTTCTTTGAAGACCAAGTCCACATCGGACGGAAAGGATGGGTACTGATCAATGAAAGCCTTTACAACTTTTATAAAGAGCCTTAA
- the dltC gene encoding D-alanine--poly(phosphoribitol) ligase subunit DltC: MEEKILDLLAEICEDDIVKEDLKTELFQSGLLDSLGFAELLAGLEEECSVVIAPSEVTREEMDTPEKILALVKSKC; the protein is encoded by the coding sequence ATGGAAGAAAAAATTTTAGATTTATTAGCAGAAATCTGTGAGGATGACATTGTAAAAGAAGACCTAAAAACCGAACTTTTCCAATCCGGTCTTCTGGACTCTCTGGGATTTGCCGAACTCCTAGCCGGCCTTGAGGAGGAATGCAGCGTTGTCATCGCCCCCTCAGAAGTCACCAGAGAGGAGATGGATACCCCGGAAAAAATTCTGGCTCTCGTGAAATCCAAATGCTGA
- the dltB gene encoding D-alanyl-lipoteichoic acid biosynthesis protein DltB, with amino-acid sequence MSFYEGLSFFVCLFLFLIPAVILGIMEKKMGHYTLAVSLVFIVLVFGHSPRQFLYLLLFYAWSYLVVRVYAAVRRKNGRNEKQYYLFLAAMLLPLILCKLSPLFHMNIFGFTGISYMSFRSIQMVIEIYDGIIEEVPLLEFSGFLLFFPSISSGPIDRSRRFHDDWERTIPRAEYLEMLGEGIFKLLLGLVYKLALGTQLYTLLTICEQSMGQRGAPWYFAAGYAWLYGFYLFFDFAGYSLMAVGTAYILGVRLPDNFRAPFKSLDIKEFWDRWHITLSHWFRDFLFTRFIMKCSKKKWFSTRLNRACAGFIVNMGVMGLWHGVTPSYILYGLYHGILLSATEIYQKKSGFYKKYKNQKLYKAVSWLLTINLVIFGFFIFSGKFLELLTA; translated from the coding sequence TTGAGTTTTTATGAAGGGCTCTCCTTCTTTGTCTGCCTTTTTCTCTTCCTGATCCCCGCCGTCATTCTGGGCATCATGGAAAAAAAGATGGGCCACTACACCCTGGCCGTCTCCCTTGTGTTTATCGTCCTGGTTTTCGGCCACAGTCCCAGACAGTTCCTCTACCTGCTTTTGTTTTACGCATGGTCTTACCTGGTGGTACGCGTCTATGCGGCTGTCCGCAGAAAAAACGGCAGGAATGAAAAACAGTATTATCTGTTTCTGGCAGCCATGCTGCTGCCGCTTATATTATGTAAACTATCGCCCCTGTTTCACATGAACATTTTCGGATTCACGGGCATTTCCTATATGAGTTTCCGCAGTATTCAGATGGTCATAGAGATATATGACGGAATCATTGAGGAGGTTCCCCTCCTGGAATTTTCAGGATTCCTTCTTTTCTTTCCCTCCATCAGCTCCGGACCCATTGACCGGAGCCGGCGTTTTCACGATGACTGGGAGCGCACCATACCAAGGGCGGAATACCTGGAAATGCTGGGGGAAGGCATTTTTAAACTTCTGCTGGGCCTGGTCTACAAACTGGCGCTGGGCACTCAGCTCTACACACTGCTCACCATATGTGAACAGTCCATGGGGCAGCGCGGCGCCCCATGGTATTTTGCCGCAGGGTATGCCTGGCTGTACGGTTTCTACCTGTTCTTTGATTTTGCAGGATATTCCCTTATGGCAGTAGGAACCGCTTACATTCTGGGCGTAAGACTGCCTGACAACTTCCGGGCGCCTTTCAAAAGCCTGGATATAAAAGAATTCTGGGACCGCTGGCACATAACCCTGTCCCACTGGTTCCGTGATTTCCTCTTCACCCGCTTCATTATGAAATGCTCAAAGAAGAAATGGTTCTCAACCCGCCTGAACAGAGCCTGCGCCGGATTTATTGTCAATATGGGGGTCATGGGATTATGGCACGGCGTCACTCCCTCCTACATCCTCTACGGCCTCTACCACGGCATCCTGCTGTCAGCAACAGAGATCTACCAGAAAAAATCAGGCTTCTACAAAAAATACAAAAACCAAAAACTATACAAAGCAGTCTCCTGGCTGCTTACCATAAACCTGGTGATATTCGGCTTCTTTATCTTCTCCGGAAAATTCCTGGAGCTCTTAACCGCCTGA
- the dltA gene encoding D-alanine--poly(phosphoribitol) ligase subunit DltA: MNILNQISEYASICPERTAICCDGLSVTYGELELYSSRLACHLEQLCGQNRSPIAVYGHKHPLMLVSFLACVRSGRAYCPIDTSVPDSRAEMILDALDSPVFLSLSPLRAECRDKRPLSLEDIDIIVHTDLSCMNGCLENSRLKPVSGDDIFYIIFTSGSTGTPKGVTITETNLSNFLDWSITLGTPTNAKKGKVFLNQAPFSFDLSVMDLYTCLAVGGTLWCLTKDVQKDYQRLLDSLKRSGASIMVSTPSFADVCLSDPAFAQASLPDLGLFLFCGETLTNRTARKLLERFPAAKVMNTYGPTESTVAVTQVEITPELAASPSPLPVGRAKPGTLLQVCGPDGSVLPEREKGEIMIIGDTVSPGYYQNPTQTKSRFFPYTNKGIIMPAYRTGDKGYLKDGMLYYCGRIDLQIKLHGYRIELEDIENNLLRLPQIEKAAVLPNTRDGRVKSISAYLVCPGMTAPERNYAETLKEGLRTFLPEYMIPKKLVFMDCLPMTGNGKVDRKALGDLVL, translated from the coding sequence ATGAATATATTGAACCAAATATCTGAGTATGCCTCCATTTGCCCGGAAAGAACAGCCATCTGCTGTGACGGCTTGTCTGTTACTTACGGGGAGCTGGAGTTATATTCTTCCCGCCTGGCCTGCCATCTTGAGCAGCTATGCGGTCAGAACCGTTCTCCCATCGCAGTGTACGGGCACAAACATCCCCTGATGCTTGTATCCTTCCTGGCATGTGTGAGATCGGGCCGGGCCTACTGCCCCATTGACACCTCCGTGCCGGATTCCCGTGCGGAAATGATCCTGGACGCCCTTGATTCACCTGTCTTTTTATCCCTCTCCCCCCTACGGGCTGAATGCAGGGATAAACGCCCCCTTTCCCTGGAGGACATTGATATTATCGTGCATACAGATTTGTCCTGTATGAATGGCTGCCTGGAAAACAGCAGACTAAAGCCGGTTTCCGGGGATGATATTTTCTATATAATATTTACTTCCGGAAGCACCGGTACCCCAAAAGGAGTTACCATCACGGAAACCAATTTAAGTAATTTTCTGGACTGGTCCATCACCCTTGGAACTCCGACCAATGCCAAAAAGGGAAAGGTGTTTCTGAATCAGGCTCCCTTCTCCTTTGATTTGTCTGTTATGGATCTGTACACCTGTCTGGCAGTGGGCGGAACGCTTTGGTGTCTGACAAAAGATGTACAGAAGGATTACCAGAGACTGCTGGATTCCCTGAAACGCTCCGGGGCCTCCATTATGGTTTCCACTCCGTCCTTTGCGGATGTGTGCCTGTCAGACCCTGCTTTTGCCCAGGCCAGCCTGCCCGACCTTGGTCTGTTTTTGTTCTGCGGGGAAACCCTTACGAACCGGACAGCCCGAAAGCTCCTGGAACGCTTTCCTGCTGCAAAAGTCATGAATACATACGGCCCCACCGAATCTACCGTGGCGGTCACCCAGGTGGAGATAACCCCGGAACTGGCAGCCAGTCCATCTCCTCTCCCTGTGGGCAGGGCAAAACCTGGGACCCTGCTGCAGGTCTGCGGTCCGGACGGCAGTGTACTCCCGGAAAGGGAAAAAGGGGAAATAATGATCATAGGCGATACGGTGAGCCCCGGCTACTATCAGAATCCCACACAGACCAAGAGCCGCTTCTTCCCGTATACCAATAAGGGCATCATCATGCCGGCATACCGCACAGGTGACAAAGGGTATCTGAAAGACGGAATGCTCTATTACTGCGGACGCATAGACCTGCAGATCAAGCTGCACGGATACAGAATTGAGCTGGAGGATATTGAAAATAATCTTCTCCGCCTCCCCCAGATAGAAAAAGCCGCTGTACTCCCAAACACGAGGGACGGGCGTGTCAAAAGCATCAGTGCCTATCTGGTCTGCCCCGGCATGACGGCGCCGGAGCGCAATTACGCAGAAACTTTAAAAGAGGGACTGCGCACATTCCTTCCGGAATACATGATACCTAAGAAACTCGTATTCATGGACTGTCTTCCCATGACCGGAAACGGAAAAGTTGACAGAAAAGCGCTGGGAGACCTGGTTCTTTGA